The DNA sequence CCACCAAAGGTTTCGTCCGACACCTCGGTCGGCATCAGTTCCGGCAGACTTGGCATGGTTCCCCCCAAAGCCATCCCGCGTGTGTCGGTTTATTCCGGCTTCACACGGGTCGGCCTAGGCAGCTTTGGTGCCGGACACCGGGGCCGTCAAACGAAAACAGATCCCGCGACGCGCGCTCGCGCGAAGGTGATCACGCCGCCACGGTGCTCAGGCGGCAAGTACCCGTTCATAGATCAGCGCCGGGATGGCAGAGCTGGCGGAGCCGCAATTCTCGGTGCGGCCGATCTGGACGAAGCCGTTGGCCTGATAAAAGGCAACGGCGCGGGTGTTCTTCTCTTCCACTTCGAGCCGAATGCGGTGAGCTTCCGGAAAACTCTCGATGATCTCGTCGAGGAGCATGCCGCCGATACCGCGGCCCTGCAGCGAGGGAAGCACATAGAGCTGCCTGAGCATGACCACGCCGCCGCCATCGACGGCTTCGGCAAACGCCATGCCGCCAATGCGCTTGCCGTCATCGGCAACGAGGAAC is a window from the Mesorhizobium australicum WSM2073 genome containing:
- a CDS encoding GNAT family N-acetyltransferase, which gives rise to MFVRTAGDRDLAAVRALLVETWHATYDAIYGAERVTEITNEWHSIASLKARLAKPNSEFLVADDGKRIGGMAFAEAVDGGGVVMLRQLYVLPSLQGRGIGGMLLDEIIESFPEAHRIRLEVEEKNTRAVAFYQANGFVQIGRTENCGSASSAIPALIYERVLAA